agagtatgtttaattttataagaaactggtAAACTGCCTTCCAAGGTGACtatactactttgcattcccaccagcaatgaatgaaagtCCCTGCTGCTCCTCAGCCTCCCCAGCATTTGTTGtctcagtgttttggattttggccattccaATAGGTGTGTTGTggtatctcatttttgttttaatttgcaattccctaatgACATATGGTGACATCTTTTCCTATGCTtacttgtcatctcttctttggTGAGTTGTCTGTTCAGGACTTTGTCCATTTTGTAATCAGGCTGTTTGCTTTCTAATTGTTGAGTCtttggaattctttatatatgttggatagcAGTCCTTTATTAGATATGCcttttgccaatattttctcccaggcaGTGGCTTGTTTTCTGATTCTGTTGACAttatctttcacagagcagaagtctTTCACTCTAAAGAAGTCCAGCTTATCAGTGATTTCTTTCAAAGATTGTGCCTTTGGTATTTGTGTCCAAAAAGTCATCACAGTTCACCAGGTAAACTAGGTTTTCTCCTGTATTATCTTCTATAAGTTTTCTAGATTTTtgggttttacatttaagtctatgatccattttcagttaattttcttgaagaatgtGAAATCTGTgtagattctttcttttttctttcttgctttttgtgcatgtggatgtccagttgtggAAAAGACTATCTTCTCTCCATTGtgttgcctttgctcctttgttaaAGATCAATTGACTATATTTCtgactctctattctgtttcttgatctatttatctatcttttgCCAATGCCATAGtgtgttttgattattgtagaacaacggactggttccaaatcaggaaaggagtatattggCTGTATATTggaaccctgcttatttaacttatatgcagagtacattatgagaaatgctgggttggatgaagcaaaaactggaatccagattgctgggagaaatatcagtaacctcagatgacaccaatcttatggcagaaagcaaagaggaactaaagagcctcttgataaaagtgaaagaggagagtgaaaaagctggtttagaactcaatattcaaaaaacaaagatcatggcatctggtcccatcacttcatggtaaatagatggggaaacaatggaaacagtgacagactttattttcttgggctccaaaatcactacagatggtgactgcagccatgaaattaaaagatgcttgctccttggaagaaaagctatgaccaacctagacagcgtattacaaagcagagatgttacttttccaacaaaggtcctctagtcaaagctacagtttatccattagtcatgtatggatgtgagagctggaccataaaaaaagctgagtgctgaagagctgttgcttttgacctgtggtgttggagaagactcttaagagtcccttggactgcaaggagatcaagccagttaatcctaaagcaagtcaatcctgaatattcactggaaggactaatgctgaagttgaagcaccaatattctggccacctgaagcaaaggactgactcactggaaaagaccgtgatgctggaaaagattgagggcaggagaaggggatgacagagaatgagatggttggatggcatcaccaactcgatggacatgaatttgagcagacttcaggagttggtgatggacggggaagcctggcgtgctgcagtccatggggttgcatagagtcggacacgactgagcaactgaactgaactaagtcttAAAGTCAGatcttccaactttgtttttctccttcagaaTTAAATTGGCTATTTTAGGGTTTTTTGCCCCTCCATTcagattttagaatcagtttgttgataCCCACAAAAAACTAAGTGGTATCTTGAttaggattgcactgaatctgtcgGTCACATTGGGGATAATTGAGAGCTTGACAAAATTGAGTCTTACTATCTATatacatggaatatctctctatttagttcttcaatatctttcatcagagttttgtagtttttgtcATATAGATCTTATATGTATTGATTTATACATGAATATTTCATTCTAGGGGATGCTAGGTAAATGATAGTGTGTTTTTAACTTCAAATTCCTCTTGTTCATTGGCTGAATGTAGGAAAGTGATTGCTTTATGTATATTAACCCTATATCCTTCAACCTTGTGATGATCATTTTCAGTTCCAGGAGTttttttgtcagttatttcagattttctatatAGATGATCATATAATCTAAGAAGAAACACAGAGCGCAGAGCGGTTTGGTCGTTCGTTGGAAGGAGCTTTTCCCGTGTTTCAGCTACTGCAGCTCTTTGGGCAGCAGAGGCGGCGCGGTGGTCGGAGAAGCGGCCTAAAACTTCGGCGTTAGGTAAAAGAAAATGGCCCGAACCAAGCAGACTGCTCGTAAGTCAACGGGTGGGAAAGCGCCCCGCAAGCAGCTGGCCACCAAAGCGGCCAGGAAAAGTGCCCCCTCTACTGGCGGGGTGAAAAAACCTCATCGCTACAGGCCCGGGACTGTTGCGCTTCGAGAAATCCGTCGTTACCAGAAATCCACCGAGTTTCTGATCCGGAAACTGCCTTTCCAGAGGTTGGTGAGGGATATCGCCCAGGATTTCAAAACCGACTTGAGGTTCCAGAGTGCCGCCATCGGCGCGCTGCAGGAGGCTAGCGAAGCGTACCTGGTGGGTTTGTTTGAAGATACTAATCTGTGTGCCATCCACGCTGAGAGAGTCACCATCATGCCCAAAGACATCCAGTTGGCTCGCCGGATACGGGGAGAGAGAGCTTAAGTGAAGGCAGTTTTTATGGTGTTTTGTACTAAATTCTGTAAAATACTTCGGTTTAATTTGTGACTTTTTTTGTAAGAAATTGTTTATAATATGTTGCATTTGTACTTAAGTCATTCCATCTTTCACTCAGGATGAATGCGAAAAGTGACTGTTCACAGACCTCAGTGATGTGAGCACTGTTGCTCAGGAGTGACAAGTTGCTAATATGCAGAAGGGATGGGTGATATTTCTTGCTTCTCATGATGCATGTTTCTGTATGTTAATGACTTGTTGGGTAGCTATTAAGGTACTAGAATTGATAAATGTGTACAGGGTCCTTTTGCAATAAAACTGGTTATGACTTGATCCAAGTGTTTAACAATTGGGGCTGTTAAGTCTGACCATACATCACTGTGATAGAATGTGGGCTTTTTCAAGGGTGAAGATACAAGTCTTAACCACAGTGTAACTtacagtttccttaaaaaaaaaaaagtaaacctggCAGCTATAGAATACACTATGTGCATTTATAATAGCTATTTTATGTATTGTAGTgtcaacattttttaattaaatgttttacaTTGACATGTGGTGGGGAGTGTTGTCTTTAAGGTGTGTAATTTAGAGTTTGGGTTTCTCCTGAGTAGACTGCACTTGTTTATGTAGTAAAATGCTTTGTGCGTTATACCTTGCATAAGTCCTCATTCTACCACATGTTAAACTAACCTTCTAGCTGATAATGCAAACACTAACGGGGAGGGGGATTTATTTATAAGGGCTCTAGACTATAATACAAGTTATTCACACCAGCATCATCTGTTACTAATATAGTAGTTAGCGCAGCTTTTCTTTGTGTTGTGATTGGTCTCATAACTAGGTTGAACTTTTCTCTACCAAGGGGGAACAATACCGAACTTTTTTTCCTTGTGGGGTTTGTATTATAACTTAGGGTGAACTTGCTGTGGGGGAGGGACACAGCTTCAGCTTATGGAACCTCTGCCAGTTAAAATGGTGTTCATGTGGCATAGGTTCTGGGAAAATCACTTCATAGAGATGGCTTTCCAAgtggttttaaaatttatccttCTATTGAAGTTTTTAGGTCAATTATGTATGTTGActaaatttacaaataaacttgtttattcaactaaaaaaaaaaaagaagaaacacagtttgatttcttccttcttatacctttttttccctttttttgttttgctgcatTAGCTAGGACTCCCAGTACAATATGGAAAGTCAGAGAGAAAggggcatccttgccttgtttctTGCTCCTTAACAGGAACAAGCGTTTAGTTTCTCATCAtttagtatgatgttagctatagattttttgtagatgttctttatcaagttgagaaaatctccttctattcctagtttgctaatagtttttatcatgaatggatgttgaattttgtcaaatgcttttttctatACCTATTGATAGGGTCACAAGATGTGACCCCTTGTAGATGTGATGGATTACATTAATtggttttcaaatattgaacCAGCTTTGCATATTTAAGATGAATtccatttggtcatggtgtataatttttttctacattgttgGACtggatttgctaatattttgttgaggatttttgcatctatgttcatgagagatattggtgtatagttttattttcttgtattatttttgtctggctttggtattcAGGTAATGGTACTCTCATAGAATGAATTGGAAAGTATTTCCTCGGCTTTTATCTTCTGGAAGAGATTGTATTAGTAGAAAACtggtataatttcttccttaagaaaagtaaagtaaaaaaattcacCATCTGGGACTGGCgctttctgttttgaaatgttattaattattgattaaaTTTTGGTAATAGATACAGGTCTATTCAGATTGTCTGTTAGTGTTctcagtgcttttgaactgtggtgctggagaagattcttgagagtcccttggacagtaaggagatcaaagtagtcaatcctaaaggaaatgaatcctgaatattcattggaaggactgatcctgaagctaaagttccaatactttggccacctgatgcgaagagccaactctttggaaaagaccctgatgctgggaatgattgagggcaggaggagaagggggcgacagaggacgagatggttggatggcatcactgactcaatgggcatgagtttgagtaagctctaggagttggtgatggacagggaagcctggagtgctgcagtccatggggttgaagagttggacatgactgagcgactgaactgaactgaatatccaattgtactacagtttgtttatccattcaattgtttttaaaattaatttttattggagtatagttgatttacaacattgtattagtttctactgtacagcaaagtgagtcagttatacaaatacacatatccactcttttttagattctattcccatatatgTCATTAAAGAGCATTGAACACTCAATGAAACATTTGCGCTGTCTCCAGATTTTGACTGTTACAAGTCAAACTTCTGTGAACTTTCATGTGTATCTGTCtttttacatttgcttttctcttagaTCAACTCTTCAGAGTGGAATGATTGGATAATACAGTaggtatatatttaacttttaagaaactgtcaaactgttttccaaagtggttgtaccattttacattccctcaACAGTGTATGAGAGTCCTAGtttttccatatccttgccaagaCTTCGTAtgattagtttcttttctttttaattaatttattttaattttaggatAATTACTTAATAATTtgagctttttttaaattttagccattaaTTAACCTATTATGTtgtggtatctcactgt
This portion of the Bubalus bubalis isolate 160015118507 breed Murrah chromosome 3, NDDB_SH_1, whole genome shotgun sequence genome encodes:
- the LOC102414136 gene encoding histone H3.3A, whose amino-acid sequence is MARTKQTARKSTGGKAPRKQLATKAARKSAPSTGGVKKPHRYRPGTVALREIRRYQKSTEFLIRKLPFQRLVRDIAQDFKTDLRFQSAAIGALQEASEAYLVGLFEDTNLCAIHAERVTIMPKDIQLARRIRGERA